Below is a window of bacterium DNA.
TGTAGGAATTATTGAGGTTTAGGGGTTTTTACGGGTGATTTTTTAGTGAAGTTAGGTATAACAAAAAACAGTTTACCCCCCCTGCTTATTCCGAGGGTTTATTATCTATTGTGAGAAGACCGTGGTTTAAATTTTGGCCCAAGGGGGTGCCAAAACATATTGAGTATCCTAAAATTCCGCTTTTCCAATTTCTGATTGATTCGGCTAATAAATATCCTGACAAGCCCGCACTATTATACAAGCACAAAAAAATAACTTATAAGGAGCTTGATGCACTGAGCAGTAAATTTGCACTTGGTCTGATAGAGCTTGGTGTAAAAAGAGGCGACAGAGTTTTGATTTTCCTGCCTAATATTCCAGAATATGTTATTGCTTATTATGGGATACTGAAATCAGGTGCAGTTGTGAGTTCGGCAAGTCCTTTGTTTAAAGAAATGGAATTAGAATATCAGCTAAATGACTCTGGAGCTGAGACTATAATCACAAATAGTTCTCTGTATCCTATTGTGGAGCATATTTGCGAGAAGACTAAGAATATTGTCATTGTAGGAGAAAAAGTTCCTCTTGGAGTAAAACTTTTTAAAAATCTTTATTATGATGGTTTAAG
It encodes the following:
- a CDS encoding AMP-binding protein, yielding MPKHIEYPKIPLFQFLIDSANKYPDKPALLYKHKKITYKELDALSSKFALGLIELGVKRGDRVLIFLPNIPEYVIAYYGILKSGAVVSSASPLFKEMELEYQLNDSGAETIITNSSLYPIVEHICEKTKNIVIVGEKVPLGVKLFKNLYYDGLSFPTMSINPRKDTAVLQYTGGTTGLPKGAMMTHYNLVANAIQNTRWFKWTPDDVVLAVFPFCHTWSTCVCINSPILVGATIVLMEHFDPKEVLQTIEKEKVTICYGSAIMFNLLVNCPEIEDYDISSLRLVKAGAMPIPQEV